The following are from one region of the Silene latifolia isolate original U9 population chromosome 9, ASM4854445v1, whole genome shotgun sequence genome:
- the LOC141599292 gene encoding extra-large guanine nucleotide-binding protein 1-like isoform X1: protein MTGVMKKMFTASKSMSGNDFLYDFDPDISIALEYTGSPVNHTSIPKVLPLDISRIPTAKAAVSLALLNHLSLPVVEPVNYKSHSTVNDLKLGSWAAHSGRYSCSDGSDNGYSDGGFDEIESVKEFDENGKNGGKLDEQEGLPKCGYGIIESSGSLGFTSTRDHSHEFSESSDMLETPLDCHESCMSPSNCNSVDESGSTARGLSGVVCYEDEEEESDGEHLECRRKKRKPTVTFCDQDSDEMIGREESLSVDEGVFRERPVPQKPAKRGMCYHCHKGNRFTEKEACLVCDAKFCVHCIIKAMGSMPEGRKCIDCSGFPIDDSKRHLLGRCSRVLRRLLKAEEVKQIMYNEISCPANQLPPECIYVNGSPLCMQELMELRSCSNPPTNLKPGNYWYDRTSGLWGKEGQKPCQIITPQLIVGESKMKRDASNGNTNVQFNNREITKPELWVLQSSGVHCDGALSFWLDADGSYQEEGMNLNKGNLWGKKRTKILCTLLSLPTPESPNPRSRSKRASDGGFPSYLEHRAFCKVLLVGNDKSGTSTIYKQARVLYDVPFSEEELQDIKSMIQSNLYRYLGRLLEQREVFEEESLCIKRKGKFIEQAGPSDSEMGGKSDYSLGPKLKAFSDWLINVIVAGNLEIIFPAATRENAPFVEELWKDASIQATYSRRDEFSLPRAARYFLDRAPEIAQVDYEPSDTDILYAEGITSSNGLKSMEFVFPQTTNNTYKDPDEQPSPVTRRCQLVRVDKKCIGEKCKWLEMFEDTNIILFCVSLTEYDEYEFDSNGDLQNRMMQSKKFFESVISHPRFKETNFLLILNKYDLLEEMIEQSPLTRCEWFEDFNPLSSRQQNKRNGSSIAQSAFHHIAAKFKNLFKDLTGRKLYVSRVTGLEADTVDGALIYAREIVKWEEDKLSLSINEFSSESIDVNSSSYSQL from the exons CTAGTATTCCTAAGGTTTTGCCACTTGATATCAGCCGCATTCCGACTGCTAAAGCTGCTGTTTCATTAGCATTgttgaatcatttgtcattgccTGTTGTAGAGCCTGTTAATTATAAGAGTCATAGTACTGTTAATGATCTTAAATTGGGTAGTTGGGCAGCGCATTCGGGGCGATATAGTTGTAGTGATGGTAGTGATAATGGTTATTCTGATGGCGGTTTTGATGAAATTGAAAGTGTAAAGGAGTTTGATGAAAATGGTAAAAATGGTGGAAAGTTGGATGAGCAGGAGGGTTTGCCTAAGTGTGGTTATGGGATTATTGAGAGTTCGGGTTCACTTGGGTTTACTAGCACTCGGGATCATTCACACGAGTTTTCTGAGAGTTCGGACATGTTGGAAACTCCACTTGATTGTCATGAGAGTTGTATGAGTCCCAGTAACTGCAACTCAGTTGATGAAAGTGGGTCGACAGCTCGAGGTTTGTCAGGCGTGGTTTGTTATGAGGATGAGGAGGAAGAGTCTGATGGCGAACATCTTGAGTGTAGGAGGAAGAAAAGGAAACCTACTGTTACTTTCTGTGATCAGGATTCAGATGAGATGATTGGTCGGGAAGAATCGTTGTCTGTTGATGAAGGTGTTTTTAGGGAGAGGCCAGTGCCTCAAAAACCAGCCAAAAGGGGGATGTGTTATCACTGTCATAAAGGCAATCGTTTCACTGAGAAGGAAGCTTGTCTTGTTTGTGATGCCAAGTTTTGTGTGCATTGTATCATTAAAGCAATGGGGTCAATGCCAGAAGGAAGAAAATGCATTGATTGTAGTGGATTTCCTATCGATGACTCTAAAAGGCATCTGCTTGGAAGATGCTCCCGGGTTCTTAGAAGACTGCTAAAAGCGGAGGAAGTGAAGCAAATTATGTATAATGAGATTTCTTGTCCTGCCAATCAGCTGCCACCAGAGTGTATATATGTGAATGGAAGCCCCCTATGCATGCAGGAGTTGATGGAGTTGCGAAGTTGTTCAAATCCACCAACGAATCTAAAACCAGGAAACTATTGGTACGATAGAACTTCTGGTCTCTGGGGCAAG GAAGGACAGAAGCCTTGCCAAATTATCACTCCGCAGCTTATTGTTGGGGAATCGAAGATGAAACGGGATGCTAGCAACGGAAATACAAACGTGCAATTTAATAATCGGGAGATCACTAAACCAGAGCTATGGGTGCTGCAG TCATCTGGTGTTCACTGTGATGGAGCTCTTAGTTTTTGGCTGGATGCAGATGGAAGCTATCAAGAAGAGGGAATGAATCTAAATAAGGGGAATTTATGGGGCAAG AAACGGACAAAGATTTTGTGTACTCTACTTTCCTTGCCTACTCCTGAATCTCCAAATCCTAGAAGTCGATCAAAACGTGCTAGTGATGGAGGATTTCCTTCATACCTCGAACATAGAGCGTTCTGTAAAGTGCTTCTAGTTGGCAACGACAAATCTGGAACAAGTACCATTTATAAGCAG GCAAGGGTTCTGTATGATGTTCCGTTCTCTGAAGAAGAGCTTCAGGATATCAAGTCAATGATTCAAAGTAATCTGTATAGATATCTTGGTAGATTACTGGAGCAGCGTGAGGTGTTTGAGGAAGAAAGTTTGTGTATAAAGAGGAAGGGAAAGTTTATCGAACAAGCCGGTCCTTCAG ATTCGGAAATGGGGGGTAAAAGTGATTACAGCCTAGGGCCAAAGTTGAAGGCATTCTCAGACTGGCTCATCAATGTGATAGTGGCAGGTAATCTGGAGATAATATTCCCAGCTGCAACTCGAGAGAACGCTCCGTTTGTTGAAGAGCTGTGGAAGGATGCATCCATTCAAGCTACATACAGCAGAAGAGATGAGTTCAGTCTACCCAGAGCTGCCAGATACtttttggatagg GCCCCTGAGATTGCCCAAGTGGATTACGAGCCATCTGATACTGATATCTTGTATGCGGAGGGGATAACTTCTTCTAATGGTCTCAAATCAATGGAGTTTGTGTTTCCTCAGACCACAAACAATACCTACAAGGACCCTGATGAACAGCCAAGTCCTGTAACCCG CAGGTGCCAACTAGTCAGAGTAGATAAAAAATGCATTGGGGAGAAGTGCAAATGGTTGGAGATGTTTGAAGATACTAATATCATCCTCTTCTGCGTATCTCTGACCGAATATGACGAGTATGAGTTTGACAGTAACGGAGATCTTCAGAACAGAATGATGCAGAGCAAGAAGTTTTTTGAGAGCGTTATTAGTCACCCAAGATTCAAGGAAACGAATTTCCTTTTGATCCTAAACAAGTACGACTTATTGGAGGAAATGATTGAGCAATCACCCCTAACTCGGTGCGAGTGGTTTGAGGACTTCAACCCGTTATCCAGCCGCCAGCAGAACAAGCGCAATGGCAGCAGCATAGCTCAATCAGCATTCCATCACATAGCCGCAAAATTCAAGAATCTTTTCAAAGATTTAACAGGAAGGAAGTTGTATGTCAGCCGAGTGACTGGTCTGGAGGCGGATACTGTTGATGGAGCTCTGATATATGCAAGGGAGATTGTCAAGTGGGAGGAGGATAAGTTAAGCTTAAGCATTAACGAATTTTCCTCCGAGAGTATTGATGTCAACAGCTCCTCCTACTCGCAACTgtag
- the LOC141599292 gene encoding extra-large guanine nucleotide-binding protein 1-like isoform X2, whose amino-acid sequence MTGVMKKMFTASKSMSGNDFLYDFDPDISIALEYTGSPVNHTSIPKVLPLDISRIPTAKAAVSLALLNHLSLPVVEPVNYKSHSTVNDLKLGSWAAHSGRYSCSDGSDNGYSDGGFDEIESVKEFDENGKNGGKLDEQEGLPKCGYGIIESSGSLGFTSTRDHSHEFSESSDMLETPLDCHESCMSPSNCNSVDESGSTARGLSGVVCYEDEEEESDGEHLECRRKKRKPTVTFCDQDSDEMIGREESLSVDEGVFRERPVPQKPAKRGMCYHCHKGNRFTEKEACLVCDAKFCVHCIIKAMGSMPEGRKCIDCSGFPIDDSKRHLLGRCSRVLRRLLKAEEVKQIMYNEISCPANQLPPECIYVNGSPLCMQELMELRSCSNPPTNLKPGNYWYDRTSGLWGKEGQKPCQIITPQLIVGESKMKRDASNGNTNVQFNNREITKPELWVLQSSGVHCDGALSFWLDADGSYQEEGMNLNKGNLWGKKRTKILCTLLSLPTPESPNPRSRSKRASDGGFPSYLEHRAFCKVLLVGNDKSGTSTIYKQARVLYDVPFSEEELQDIKSMIQSNLYRYLGRLLEQREVFEEESLCIKRKGKFIEQAGPSDSEMGGKSDYSLGPKLKAFSDWLINVIVAGNLEIIFPAATRENAPFVEELWKDASIQATYSRRDEFSLPRAARYFLDRAPEIAQVDYEPSDTDILYAEGITSSNGLKSMEFVFPQTTNNTYKDPDEQPSPVTRCQLVRVDKKCIGEKCKWLEMFEDTNIILFCVSLTEYDEYEFDSNGDLQNRMMQSKKFFESVISHPRFKETNFLLILNKYDLLEEMIEQSPLTRCEWFEDFNPLSSRQQNKRNGSSIAQSAFHHIAAKFKNLFKDLTGRKLYVSRVTGLEADTVDGALIYAREIVKWEEDKLSLSINEFSSESIDVNSSSYSQL is encoded by the exons CTAGTATTCCTAAGGTTTTGCCACTTGATATCAGCCGCATTCCGACTGCTAAAGCTGCTGTTTCATTAGCATTgttgaatcatttgtcattgccTGTTGTAGAGCCTGTTAATTATAAGAGTCATAGTACTGTTAATGATCTTAAATTGGGTAGTTGGGCAGCGCATTCGGGGCGATATAGTTGTAGTGATGGTAGTGATAATGGTTATTCTGATGGCGGTTTTGATGAAATTGAAAGTGTAAAGGAGTTTGATGAAAATGGTAAAAATGGTGGAAAGTTGGATGAGCAGGAGGGTTTGCCTAAGTGTGGTTATGGGATTATTGAGAGTTCGGGTTCACTTGGGTTTACTAGCACTCGGGATCATTCACACGAGTTTTCTGAGAGTTCGGACATGTTGGAAACTCCACTTGATTGTCATGAGAGTTGTATGAGTCCCAGTAACTGCAACTCAGTTGATGAAAGTGGGTCGACAGCTCGAGGTTTGTCAGGCGTGGTTTGTTATGAGGATGAGGAGGAAGAGTCTGATGGCGAACATCTTGAGTGTAGGAGGAAGAAAAGGAAACCTACTGTTACTTTCTGTGATCAGGATTCAGATGAGATGATTGGTCGGGAAGAATCGTTGTCTGTTGATGAAGGTGTTTTTAGGGAGAGGCCAGTGCCTCAAAAACCAGCCAAAAGGGGGATGTGTTATCACTGTCATAAAGGCAATCGTTTCACTGAGAAGGAAGCTTGTCTTGTTTGTGATGCCAAGTTTTGTGTGCATTGTATCATTAAAGCAATGGGGTCAATGCCAGAAGGAAGAAAATGCATTGATTGTAGTGGATTTCCTATCGATGACTCTAAAAGGCATCTGCTTGGAAGATGCTCCCGGGTTCTTAGAAGACTGCTAAAAGCGGAGGAAGTGAAGCAAATTATGTATAATGAGATTTCTTGTCCTGCCAATCAGCTGCCACCAGAGTGTATATATGTGAATGGAAGCCCCCTATGCATGCAGGAGTTGATGGAGTTGCGAAGTTGTTCAAATCCACCAACGAATCTAAAACCAGGAAACTATTGGTACGATAGAACTTCTGGTCTCTGGGGCAAG GAAGGACAGAAGCCTTGCCAAATTATCACTCCGCAGCTTATTGTTGGGGAATCGAAGATGAAACGGGATGCTAGCAACGGAAATACAAACGTGCAATTTAATAATCGGGAGATCACTAAACCAGAGCTATGGGTGCTGCAG TCATCTGGTGTTCACTGTGATGGAGCTCTTAGTTTTTGGCTGGATGCAGATGGAAGCTATCAAGAAGAGGGAATGAATCTAAATAAGGGGAATTTATGGGGCAAG AAACGGACAAAGATTTTGTGTACTCTACTTTCCTTGCCTACTCCTGAATCTCCAAATCCTAGAAGTCGATCAAAACGTGCTAGTGATGGAGGATTTCCTTCATACCTCGAACATAGAGCGTTCTGTAAAGTGCTTCTAGTTGGCAACGACAAATCTGGAACAAGTACCATTTATAAGCAG GCAAGGGTTCTGTATGATGTTCCGTTCTCTGAAGAAGAGCTTCAGGATATCAAGTCAATGATTCAAAGTAATCTGTATAGATATCTTGGTAGATTACTGGAGCAGCGTGAGGTGTTTGAGGAAGAAAGTTTGTGTATAAAGAGGAAGGGAAAGTTTATCGAACAAGCCGGTCCTTCAG ATTCGGAAATGGGGGGTAAAAGTGATTACAGCCTAGGGCCAAAGTTGAAGGCATTCTCAGACTGGCTCATCAATGTGATAGTGGCAGGTAATCTGGAGATAATATTCCCAGCTGCAACTCGAGAGAACGCTCCGTTTGTTGAAGAGCTGTGGAAGGATGCATCCATTCAAGCTACATACAGCAGAAGAGATGAGTTCAGTCTACCCAGAGCTGCCAGATACtttttggatagg GCCCCTGAGATTGCCCAAGTGGATTACGAGCCATCTGATACTGATATCTTGTATGCGGAGGGGATAACTTCTTCTAATGGTCTCAAATCAATGGAGTTTGTGTTTCCTCAGACCACAAACAATACCTACAAGGACCCTGATGAACAGCCAAGTCCTGTAACCCG GTGCCAACTAGTCAGAGTAGATAAAAAATGCATTGGGGAGAAGTGCAAATGGTTGGAGATGTTTGAAGATACTAATATCATCCTCTTCTGCGTATCTCTGACCGAATATGACGAGTATGAGTTTGACAGTAACGGAGATCTTCAGAACAGAATGATGCAGAGCAAGAAGTTTTTTGAGAGCGTTATTAGTCACCCAAGATTCAAGGAAACGAATTTCCTTTTGATCCTAAACAAGTACGACTTATTGGAGGAAATGATTGAGCAATCACCCCTAACTCGGTGCGAGTGGTTTGAGGACTTCAACCCGTTATCCAGCCGCCAGCAGAACAAGCGCAATGGCAGCAGCATAGCTCAATCAGCATTCCATCACATAGCCGCAAAATTCAAGAATCTTTTCAAAGATTTAACAGGAAGGAAGTTGTATGTCAGCCGAGTGACTGGTCTGGAGGCGGATACTGTTGATGGAGCTCTGATATATGCAAGGGAGATTGTCAAGTGGGAGGAGGATAAGTTAAGCTTAAGCATTAACGAATTTTCCTCCGAGAGTATTGATGTCAACAGCTCCTCCTACTCGCAACTgtag